In one Brassica oleracea var. oleracea cultivar TO1000 chromosome C9, BOL, whole genome shotgun sequence genomic region, the following are encoded:
- the LOC106319021 gene encoding E3 ubiquitin-protein ligase RING1-like, with protein MPSSSPSTTITTPPATASYWCYSCTRFVSVWSESEQGTTVSVACPHCDGGFIEEVTDASSAAVELPTPASTEVRSIDSTRRSVIRRRRSSRRPSFNPVIVLQGGAGERDDSEEGDRRAFEFYYDDGSGSGLRPLPDSVSEILMGSGFERLLEQLSQIEASGAGIGRSGNPPASKSAIESLPRVEISDCHISAEANCAVCTEVFEAETEAREMPCKHIFHDDCITPWLSIRNSCPVCRFELPSEPNRRSSSNNDEGDNAVGMTIWRLPGGGFAVGRFNAAMGEGERVLPVVLTEMDGGGIGGNSEGRRRISWVRAQGTVESDSSNGGGSGSGGRLRRMVRGMVSLMRRVRPNRGSNSSSSNRVDLDIEVEPRGLERSSSVMRRYFGRNRSNRDSSVLH; from the coding sequence ATGCCGTCATCGTCGCCGTCAACGACAATTACAACACCGCCGGCCACCGCGTCTTATTGGTGCTACAGCTGCACGCGATTCGTCAGCGTCTGGTCTGAATCTGAACAAGGCACCACCGTCAGCGTCGCTTGCCCCCACTGCGACGGTGGTTTCATCGAAGAGGTAACCGATGCCTCGTCCGCCGCCGTCGAATTACCGACCCCAGCTTCCACTGAAGTTAGATCGATCGATAGCACCCGTAGATCCGTGATTAGACGCCGTAGATCCAGTCGTCGTCCTTCGTTCAATCCGGTCATCGTTCTCCAAGGAGGCGCCGGCGAGAGAGACGATTCCGAAGAAGGAGATCGACGCGCTTTCGAGTTTTACTACGATGACGGATCCGGATCGGGTCTTCGTCCCCTTCCGGATTCAGTATCCGAGATCTTGATGGGATCGGGGTTCGAGCGGTTGCTCGAGCAGCTAAGTCAGATCGAGGCGTCGGGAGCCGGAATCGGCAGATCTGGTAACCCTCCGGCGTCGAAATCGGCGATTGAGTCTTTGCCTAGAGTCGAAATCTCCGATTGCCATATCAGCGCGGAGGCGAATTGCGCCGTGTGCACTGAGGTTTTCGAGGCGGAGACGGAGGCGCGTGAGATGCCGTGTAAACACATTTTTCACGACGACTGTATCACGCCGTGGTTATCGATCAGGAACTCGTGCCCGGTCTGCCGGTTCGAGCTACCTTCGGAGCCTAACAGACGGAGCAGCAGCAACAACGATGAGGGTGATAACGCCGTGGGGATGACGATATGGAGACTTCCCGGAGGGGGATTCGCCGTCGGGAGGTTTAATGCGGCGATGGGAGAGGGGGAGAGAGTGTTGCCTGTGGTGTTGACGGAGATGGATGGTGGTGGGATTGGTGGGAACAGCGAGGGTCGTAGACGGATCTCGTGGGTTAGAGCACAGGGGACAGTCGAGTCAGATAGTAGCAACGGTGGTGGCTCCGGCTCGGGAGGTAGATTGAGACGGATGGTTCGGGGAATGGTGTCGTTGATGAGGAGAGTGAGACCGAACCGTGGCTCTAATTCCTCTTCATCGAATCGTGTTGATTTGGACATCGAAGTAGAACCTAGGGGTTTGGAACGGTCGAGTTCTGTGATGAGAAGATACTTCGGGAGAAACAGAAGTAACAGAGATTCTTCAGTTCTGCATTGA
- the LOC106315070 gene encoding uncharacterized protein LOC106315070: protein MVKGKRNQKPRIRWLREGDSSTKFFHRVVLANQSWNAIRYLRDHTGLRIYNQQQIKGMAWAYFKNLLGSESRGIVPMTVGEIRDIHPFRFSSTLANELTQIPSDEEIKAVFFKMPKCKAPGPDGFPAEFFIDAWEIVGDEAIQAVKEFFTSGRMLKKFNATTIALIPKITGADELSQFRPVSCCSTVYKVVARLLKRHLKLFMPDAVQHNQVGCIKGRLLCKNVLLASELVTGFLGAENLWALDASRSGSWSWKSLCQLRQLARPFVVCEVGSSTSASFWHDNWTSLGSLYQLTNGRGPRLSGLPENAVVRDALVNDNWWLHSSRSRNPTISLFKNSLPDHREIVASEAEDCFLWRVGENFPGTDFSTSLMWNHLYDHLPEVSWHKSVWFRGRIPKHAFITWLVALDRLSTRDRMRRWGISVSPLCLLCSSADESRQHLFFDCGYSKEVWAFFFSAFQLSPPPLFMDVLNWLKALTRDSNVNLILKLTFQASFYMIWKERNSRLHFQSSLPAASLFTEIQQLLRAKMDILSKEQRNLPSTVTFLSTWRLVFNIH from the exons ATGGTGAAGGGGAAAAGAAACCAGAAGCCAAGAATCCGATGGTTGCGTGAAGGAGATTCTAGTACCAAGTTCTTTCACCGTGTGGTACTGGCTAATCAATCGTGGAATGCTATCCGTTACTTGAGGGATCATACAGGGTTGAGGATCTACAATCAGCAACAAATCAAAGGAATGGCATGGGCTTATTTCAAAAATTTGTTGGGTTCAGAGAGTAGGGGCATTGTGCCAATGACAGTTGGAGAGATCAGAGACATTCACCCGTTCAGATTCTCCTCTACACTGGCTAATGAGCTCACTCAGATTCCTTCAGATGAGGAAATCAAGGCAGTGTTCTTTAAAATGCCTAAGTGCAAGGCCCCGGGCCCCGATGGTTTTCCGGCTGAGTTCTTTATTGATGCTTGGGAGATCGTTGGTGACGAGGCAATCCAGGCAGTCAAGGAGTTCTTTACTTCTGGAAGGATGCTCAAAAAATTTAATGCCACCACGATTGCACTGATTCCGAAGATCACCGGCGCAGACGAGCTGTCTCAGTTCAGGCCAGTGTCTTGTTGCTCAACCGTATACAAGGTGGTAGCGAGACTACTGAAGAGGCATCTCAAACTGTTTATGCCAGACGCGGTTCAACATAATCAGGTGGGATGCATTAAGGGTCGGCTCCTCTGCAAAAACGTTCTTCTCGCTTCTGAGTTGGTAACTGGCTTCC TTGGAGCTGAGAATTTATGGGCCCTTGATGCTTCTAGGTCGGGAAGTTGGAGTTGGAAATCTCTTTGCCAGCTTAGACAACTAGCTCGACCCTTTGTGGTCTGTGAGGTTGGCTCTAGTACCTCCGCTAGCTTCTGGCACGACAATTGGACCTCCTTAGGATCATTATATCAGTTGACTAATGGGAGGGGTCCGAGGCTGAGTGGCCTTCCAGAGAATGCAGTGGTTCGAGATGCTCTTGTTAATGACAATTGGTGGTTGCACTCCTCTAGATCAAGAAACCCGACTATTAGTCTATTTAAGAACAGTCTCCCTGACCATCGAGAGATAGTTGCCTCAGAGGCAGAGGACTGCTTTTTATGGCGAGTGGGTGAAAATTTCCCTGGAACGGATTTCTCGACCTCTCTCATGTGGAATCACTTATATGATCATCTTCCGGAAGTGTCGTGGCACAAATCCGTATGGTTCAGAGGAAGGATTCCAAAGCATGCGTTCATTACTTGGTTGGTGGCTCTTGACAGATTGTCAACTAGGGACAGGATGAGACGTTGGGGCATTTCGGTCTCTCCTTTATGCCTTTTATGCAGTTCTGCTGATGAATCTAGACAGCATCTCTTTTTTGACTGTGGGTATAGCAAAGAGGTTTGGGCATTCTTCTTCTCAGCTTTCCAGCTCTCCCCTCCACCTTTGTTCATGGATGTCCTGAACTGGCTTAAGGCGCTTACTCGGGACAGCAACGTCAACCTGATCCTAAAGCTCACTTTCCAAGCCTCTTTCTACATGATTTGGAAAGAGCGTAATTCTAGATTGCATTTTCAGTCTTCTCTCCCGGCAGCTTCTCTCTTCACGGAAATTCAACAGCTTCTTAGGGCAAAAATGGACATATTATCTAAAGAACAGAGAAATCTCCCCTCCACTGTTACTTTTTTATCTACTTGGCGTCTTGTATTTAACATCCATTAG